The Tepidibacter aestuarii genome contains a region encoding:
- a CDS encoding cobalt-precorrin-6A reductase, whose protein sequence is MILVLGGTSDSLKICDLLNKMGKSYILSVATDYGREISKNYCKDINVARLDKYDMIKFARKNNITIIIDATHPYALEVSQNAMDASRELGVKYIRYERCSSDILEHESIIKVDSIKEACDIANKIGENIFLSTGSKNLGQFVHNLKNKNIIARVLPTSEVLKSCESLGLKAHNIVAMKGPFSYDINKHLYKFYNCDLVITKESGVAGGFEEKLRASIDSNIKTIVILRPSLDYPEKIDDIEELNLQLFLSNGAR, encoded by the coding sequence ATGATACTAGTTCTTGGAGGAACTAGTGATAGCCTAAAAATATGTGATTTACTCAATAAAATGGGTAAATCATATATTCTATCTGTTGCAACTGACTATGGAAGAGAAATTTCCAAAAATTACTGCAAAGACATTAATGTAGCTAGACTAGATAAGTATGATATGATTAAATTTGCTAGGAAAAATAATATAACAATTATTATAGATGCAACTCATCCATATGCTTTAGAAGTATCGCAAAACGCCATGGATGCAAGCCGTGAACTAGGCGTAAAATATATAAGATATGAACGATGTTCAAGTGATATATTGGAGCATGAGAGCATAATAAAGGTTGATAGCATAAAAGAAGCTTGTGATATTGCCAATAAAATAGGTGAGAATATATTTTTGTCTACAGGAAGTAAAAATTTAGGGCAATTTGTTCACAACTTGAAAAATAAAAATATTATAGCTAGGGTTCTCCCGACATCTGAAGTCTTAAAATCTTGCGAGAGTTTAGGTTTAAAAGCTCATAATATAGTAGCTATGAAAGGACCGTTTTCTTATGATATAAACAAGCATTTATACAAGTTTTATAATTGTGATTTGGTTATAACAAAAGAAAGTGGAGTAGCGGGAGGATTTGAAGAAAAATTAAGAGCGAGTATTGACTCAAATATAAAAACTATAGTAATACTAAGACCCAGCCTTGATTATCCAGAAAAGATAGATGATATTGAAGAACTAAACTTGCAACTATTTTTGAGCAACGGAGCCCGTTAG